A stretch of DNA from bacterium:
AACGTCCTACGGTGTGGACTTTTACGCCGAGTTGGGCAGCGATCTCCTGATTCGACTTCCCCTCCGCAGCTCGCAGGATCATCTTGGCGCGTTGCGCCTGCCGCACCGCGACCTTCCGGCTTCTGGACCATTGCTGAAGCATCGCCCGCTGGCTCTTGCTGAGGTGAATCTCGGCTGCGACCCGCATCGTGCCCCTCTGGCCGTTCGCCGCGAGGGTAACGTGGATAGTCCAATAGTGCCCTTTATTTATGAATCATATCACTAGAACCCGGAAGCCCCTCTCCTTGAACCTCCGCGAGATCTGAGCCCGCGACTGCGCCCGGTCATCGACAACCAAGACTGTCGGTCCAAAGGCCTCCATCGCCTCGCTCCACTCTTGCTGATGCCCCTTCCTTGAGCCTACGCAAGCTTCCTTCGGGACGGCAATGTGAGGCAAGTGTTACCTGGCGGCTGAGGTGGACCCGTGGCTGTCGGCCTGGCTGCGTCCGCGGGACGGGTGGAGATCCTTCAGGAGGGCCGGCATCCCCCGAACTGCCGTCCGAGGTTCGCGATCACCAACCCTCGCCCTCCAGACAGATGAGACAGCCAAGACCGGCAGGCATTGGGGATCCGTCGGTGTGAGCGCACCTGGATCCCGGCGGTCAGAGCTGAGGCGCGTGATCGTCGCCCACCGCGTTCCCTACCCGGTGGGTGGCCGCGGCTCACCCCTGCCTGGCCCGCCCGTATCAGACGTTGATCGACGCCTTGCGTGGGCGACGAACTGATCGATATCTGCCTGGGCGTATCGGACGGCGTTTCCGAGCTTCAGGAGGCGTGGCCCGCAACCCTGGAGTCGCCACTTCTGGAGTGTGCGCACGCTCAAGCCGAGCGCAGCCGAGGCATCGCGTTCTGTAAGCAGAGGTGTCATTGCGGCTTCTCATTCGCAAGCCGCGTGCCATTCGATCCAGGACGCGCGCCATCCGGAAGGCCATGGAGATCGTTGACGGTTTTCGGCGGGATCGACTACGGGCTCCGAGGTGGGACGGCAATTGGTCGTCGATCGGCGACCAGCCGGTGACAGCTGG
This window harbors:
- a CDS encoding IS630 family transposase is translated as MRVAAEIHLSKSQRAMLQQWSRSRKVAVRQAQRAKMILRAAEGKSNQEIAAQLGVKVHTVGR
- a CDS encoding helix-turn-helix domain-containing protein; its protein translation is MTPLLTERDASAALGLSVRTLQKWRLQGCGPRLLKLGNAVRYAQADIDQFVAHARRRSTSDTGGPGRGEPRPPTG